A single window of Chloracidobacterium thermophilum B DNA harbors:
- a CDS encoding phosphatidate cytidylyltransferase: MSNLAWRVITALIALPLLFWSIWLPTPFLFVGFVILATLFGLIEYFHLAEKLGFIPFVSIGICGLLGVHSLFYVRATEFLPALLGLLLGATMVQGVLTERDFKKSLPSHAATLHGVVYVGVLCGFLIGLKRLEPPELGSRFLTFFFVVIMAGDVAAYFVGRAFGRHKLAPLVSPGKTIEGAVGNVVGSLAAAVAVHYGLFPALPLSHALALAVVMNIIGQLGDLYESLLKRGAGTKDAAAVLPGHGGLLDRLDSLLFNAPVLYYYAQYGLPPS; encoded by the coding sequence ATGTCCAACCTTGCCTGGCGCGTCATCACGGCGCTCATCGCACTGCCGCTGTTGTTCTGGAGTATCTGGCTCCCGACGCCCTTTCTCTTTGTTGGCTTTGTCATTCTGGCCACGCTGTTCGGGCTGATTGAGTACTTTCACCTCGCCGAAAAACTGGGCTTCATTCCCTTTGTAAGCATTGGCATCTGCGGGCTGCTTGGCGTTCACAGTCTGTTCTATGTGCGCGCCACTGAGTTTTTACCGGCGCTGCTGGGGCTGTTGCTCGGTGCCACCATGGTGCAGGGCGTGCTCACGGAACGGGATTTCAAAAAGTCGCTTCCTTCCCACGCGGCCACGCTGCACGGCGTCGTCTATGTGGGAGTGCTGTGTGGTTTTCTCATCGGCCTCAAGCGGCTTGAACCGCCGGAACTGGGCAGCCGGTTTCTGACATTTTTCTTCGTGGTCATTATGGCCGGAGACGTTGCGGCGTACTTCGTTGGCCGTGCCTTCGGGCGGCACAAGCTGGCGCCGCTGGTCAGCCCCGGAAAGACGATTGAAGGCGCCGTGGGCAACGTCGTTGGCAGCCTGGCGGCGGCCGTGGCGGTTCATTACGGGCTGTTTCCGGCGCTTCCCCTTTCCCACGCCCTGGCTCTGGCTGTTGTCATGAACATTATCGGACAACTCGGCGACCTGTACGAATCGCTTCTCAAACGCGGCGCTGGCACCAAGGATGCCGCTGCCGTGCTGCCCGGCCACGGCGGGCTGCTCGACCGACTCGACAGTTTGCTCTTCAATGCGCCGGTGCTTTATTACTATGCGCAGTACGGGCTGCCACCAAGCTGA
- a CDS encoding thiamine pyrophosphate-dependent dehydrogenase E1 component subunit alpha, with amino-acid sequence MSPEVVESLPATVPHPSLSREQQHEIYHYLKLTRLLEERLVNLYRQTKVVGGLYRSLGQEATAVGSAYALDKSHNDMIAPLIRDLGAMLVIGATPRELLLQYMAKRDSPTRGRDLQIHFADLRRGFIGPISHLGDMLPVMCGIALGSRLRRESRVCLVYMGDGASSTGAFAEGMNFAAVQRLPVVVIVENNGYAYSTPTSRQMAVERIVDKAVGFGVRGERVDGNDVLAVYDVTRRAVEHARAGGGVTLIEAVTFRMKGHAEHDDQRYVPKELLAAWAAKDPLQRYERYLLETGLATPDELEAITQRISRQLDDDVAFAEANPMPEPASALLDVYAS; translated from the coding sequence ATGTCACCTGAAGTTGTGGAATCACTGCCGGCCACCGTACCGCACCCGTCCCTTTCACGGGAACAACAGCACGAAATTTACCACTACCTCAAGCTCACCCGGTTGCTCGAAGAGCGGCTCGTCAACCTGTACCGCCAGACGAAAGTTGTTGGCGGGCTGTATCGTTCGCTGGGTCAGGAAGCCACGGCCGTCGGGAGCGCCTACGCACTGGACAAGTCACACAACGACATGATTGCCCCGCTCATTCGTGACCTTGGAGCGATGCTGGTCATAGGCGCTACGCCACGGGAACTGCTCCTGCAATACATGGCCAAGCGCGACAGCCCCACCCGTGGGCGCGACCTGCAGATTCACTTTGCAGATTTACGGCGCGGCTTCATCGGTCCCATTTCACACCTGGGCGACATGCTGCCGGTGATGTGCGGCATTGCGTTGGGCTCCCGTCTGCGGCGCGAATCGCGCGTCTGTCTGGTCTATATGGGCGATGGCGCTTCCTCGACCGGCGCGTTTGCCGAAGGCATGAACTTCGCCGCTGTGCAGCGGCTTCCCGTGGTCGTCATCGTCGAAAACAACGGCTACGCTTACTCAACGCCAACCAGCCGCCAGATGGCCGTCGAGCGCATTGTGGACAAAGCCGTGGGTTTTGGCGTCCGGGGTGAACGGGTTGACGGAAACGACGTTCTCGCTGTGTACGATGTCACACGGCGGGCTGTCGAGCACGCCCGTGCCGGCGGCGGTGTCACGCTCATCGAGGCCGTCACTTTTCGGATGAAAGGCCACGCCGAGCACGACGACCAACGCTACGTGCCGAAAGAACTGCTGGCGGCGTGGGCCGCCAAAGACCCTCTGCAACGCTATGAGCGGTATCTGCTCGAAACCGGACTGGCGACGCCGGACGAACTGGAAGCCATCACGCAGCGGATTTCCCGGCAACTCGATGACGACGTAGCCTTTGCGGAAGCCAATCCCATGCCCGAACCGGCTTCGGCGCTGCTCGATGTCTATGCGTCCTGA
- a CDS encoding tetratricopeptide repeat protein, which translates to MKPSTLAVAVTCLVIGFFIGFAYTNSRNREFIREQTEKARAEAFAASNRTAGGAAPDDDLHRNPNVETALAEAASKRDDFDAQTRLGIFLAEHGRISEARECFEAAVKLRPDDWQALAILGRLLAAESKYPEAIARFEAAYKLQPNNGQIVVGLANALFDAKRYEDAQKWYEKALTLTPRDVNVITDLGLTYYFRRPQQLDKAMAYFRQSLSIDPNHTLTLQNYAIALLDANRPEEARPIVEKLERLAPQNEMLPAIRQRLAQANTTGNIPPH; encoded by the coding sequence ATGAAACCATCCACTCTGGCGGTTGCCGTGACGTGCCTCGTCATCGGCTTTTTCATCGGATTTGCCTACACCAACAGCCGCAACCGGGAGTTCATCCGCGAGCAGACCGAAAAAGCGCGGGCGGAAGCCTTTGCCGCCAGCAACCGGACGGCCGGCGGCGCAGCGCCCGATGATGACCTGCACCGCAACCCGAACGTGGAGACGGCGCTCGCCGAAGCCGCCAGCAAACGGGATGACTTCGACGCCCAAACCCGGCTGGGCATCTTTTTGGCCGAACATGGCCGCATTTCTGAAGCGCGGGAATGCTTCGAGGCCGCCGTCAAACTCCGCCCGGACGACTGGCAGGCGCTGGCCATTCTGGGACGGTTGCTGGCCGCCGAATCGAAATACCCGGAAGCCATCGCCCGGTTTGAAGCGGCCTACAAGCTACAACCGAACAACGGGCAGATCGTGGTGGGGCTGGCCAATGCGCTCTTTGACGCCAAACGCTACGAAGACGCCCAGAAGTGGTACGAAAAGGCGCTCACCCTGACGCCCAGGGATGTCAACGTCATCACCGATCTGGGTTTGACATACTACTTCCGCCGGCCACAGCAGTTGGACAAAGCGATGGCGTACTTCCGGCAGTCACTCAGCATTGACCCGAACCACACGCTTACGCTTCAGAACTACGCCATTGCCCTGCTCGATGCCAATCGTCCCGAAGAAGCCAGGCCCATCGTGGAAAAGCTGGAACGACTCGCACCCCAGAACGAAATGCTGCCGGCCATCCGGCAGCGGCTGGCCCAGGCAAACACGACCGGCAACATTCCGCCCCACTGA
- a CDS encoding AAA family ATPase, whose product MGPSVQEVAEFIRRQLRLVIVGQNAVIDQILTGLLAEGHVLLEGPPGTAKTLLVKTLARVIGAGFNRIQFTPDLMPADVTGTNVYNTATGVFTFRRGPIFTDLLLADEINRTPPKTQSALLEAMEERQVTVDGETHRMSPLFMVLATQNPIEYEGTYPLPEAQLDRFLLKILVDYPSLEEEVQVVSNWSSGFNARRLDVLPLECLPDSSVILQCRAAVRDVVVEEGVRRYMVNLVRATRPPAAPNLTWGASPRAAVALLLTAKVQAALDGRTFVTPDDVKAVALPVLRHRIVLRSEAEIDGITPDEIITDIIRRLAVPR is encoded by the coding sequence ATGGGGCCATCTGTGCAGGAAGTCGCCGAGTTCATCCGGCGGCAACTGCGTCTTGTCATCGTTGGGCAAAACGCCGTCATTGACCAGATTCTCACCGGACTTCTGGCCGAAGGTCACGTTCTGCTCGAAGGGCCACCGGGCACAGCCAAGACGCTGCTTGTCAAAACCCTGGCGCGCGTCATCGGGGCCGGGTTCAACCGCATCCAGTTCACCCCTGACTTGATGCCGGCTGATGTGACCGGAACGAACGTCTATAACACGGCAACCGGGGTGTTCACCTTTCGCCGGGGGCCGATTTTCACCGACCTGCTGCTGGCGGATGAAATCAACCGCACGCCGCCCAAAACCCAGTCGGCGCTGCTTGAAGCCATGGAGGAGCGGCAGGTGACGGTGGATGGCGAAACCCATCGCATGTCGCCGCTGTTTATGGTGCTGGCCACGCAGAATCCGATTGAGTACGAGGGCACGTACCCCCTGCCCGAAGCCCAGCTAGACCGTTTCCTGCTGAAAATTCTCGTGGATTACCCTTCGCTGGAAGAGGAAGTCCAGGTGGTCTCCAACTGGAGCAGCGGCTTCAATGCCCGGCGGCTCGACGTGCTCCCGCTGGAGTGCCTGCCGGATTCAAGCGTCATTCTTCAGTGCCGGGCAGCGGTTCGGGATGTCGTCGTTGAGGAAGGCGTCCGCCGCTACATGGTCAATCTCGTTCGTGCCACACGGCCGCCGGCCGCGCCCAACCTGACGTGGGGGGCCAGTCCCCGTGCGGCCGTGGCGTTGCTGCTCACGGCGAAAGTCCAGGCGGCGCTCGATGGGCGGACGTTCGTCACCCCGGATGATGTCAAGGCCGTGGCCCTGCCGGTGCTACGGCACCGGATCGTGCTGCGCTCCGAAGCCGAGATTGATGGCATCACGCCCGATGAAATCATCACGGACATCATCCGGCGCTTGGCTGTCCCACGCTAG
- a CDS encoding FAD-dependent oxidoreductase, whose amino-acid sequence MVTSRSALVIGCGISGLACARRLQAAGYHVTIITREQPKSTTSNVAAALWYPYRCAPREKALPWSKATFEELLRQHRDGVPGVTPTTFIELFDHDRPTPWWAEATGGVTRLTGNDLPPGYAVGFAATVPVVETPLYLPYLVEQFSAAGGTLQLGELTSLDEACAAYPLVINCSGLGARTLANDPEVFPIRGQVVRVSNPGVRRALTDDDGPRRISYTIPRQTDVILGGTALPHVWDTTPDAATTERILRHCRELEPALASAQVLEVRVGLRPGRTAVRLEREHRGVGVVIHNYGHGGAGFTLAWGCADEVLHLARAT is encoded by the coding sequence ATGGTTACTTCCCGTTCGGCACTGGTCATCGGCTGTGGCATCTCCGGGCTGGCCTGCGCCCGGCGACTGCAAGCCGCCGGCTACCACGTCACCATCATCACCCGCGAACAGCCAAAATCCACAACTTCCAACGTCGCTGCGGCGCTCTGGTATCCCTACCGCTGCGCTCCCCGCGAAAAAGCCCTGCCATGGTCGAAGGCCACCTTTGAAGAACTCCTGCGCCAGCACCGGGACGGCGTTCCGGGCGTCACCCCGACGACGTTCATCGAGCTTTTCGACCACGACCGCCCTACACCCTGGTGGGCTGAAGCCACCGGCGGCGTCACCCGTCTCACCGGAAACGACCTGCCGCCCGGTTATGCCGTCGGCTTTGCCGCCACCGTACCGGTTGTGGAAACACCACTGTATCTCCCCTACCTCGTGGAACAGTTCTCAGCGGCAGGCGGTACACTCCAGCTCGGCGAACTCACCAGTCTGGATGAGGCCTGCGCTGCGTACCCGCTGGTCATCAACTGCTCCGGTCTGGGGGCACGGACGCTCGCCAATGACCCCGAAGTGTTCCCGATCCGCGGGCAGGTGGTACGGGTTTCCAATCCCGGCGTACGGCGTGCCCTGACCGATGACGACGGCCCACGCCGCATCAGCTACACGATCCCACGCCAGACGGATGTCATTCTGGGCGGCACGGCGCTGCCCCACGTCTGGGATACCACTCCCGATGCAGCGACAACCGAAAGAATCTTGCGCCACTGCCGCGAGCTTGAGCCGGCGCTGGCCTCAGCACAGGTGCTTGAAGTGCGGGTCGGGCTGCGTCCGGGGCGGACGGCCGTCCGCCTGGAACGGGAACACCGTGGCGTGGGCGTCGTCATTCACAACTACGGCCACGGCGGCGCGGGCTTCACCCTCGCCTGGGGCTGTGCGGACGAGGTGCTTCACCTGGCGCGTGCAACGTAA
- a CDS encoding UvrD-helicase domain-containing protein, with the protein MVVTLNPTTGLTDDQQAAIEVLDRPLVVTAGPGAGKTRVLTERFLHLLEQPGVGVENIVAITFTNKAANEMRERIRQRLEEQIVACQGTGAELLWRQRKRQLEAAAIGTIHSFCSRLLHEFPLAAKVDPTFTTLDEYTAAVMLDQAAQQAVTGAIDQGDDRVAELVAAYGRATLIAELKQVFNQLRSLGIPLDEAERITAQNTLTLADYTTALQSVEQHVAALKTAIDEEKRAKKTGKTLEAAEAFLAVWNREANGLQQAAPSVDALPAFLATLARLREALPAAHGNVGKAVKPLQESLGTRSQGGGQLEAIYFDVCARDYQQAVFQVLRSVEFLYTKAKNESAALDFEDLQLRARELLESADIRRRVQERYRHFLVDEFQDTNHLQRDILGDLGLDALTSKPASGGNRTFFFVGDRKQSIYAFRGAEVEVFDETIDSVTAKGGQHLRLEVNFRSDPRLVDFFNAIFSRIMAAPEGSQPAELRQSGFVAHEPGVAFRAALNTGQPAVVFLYTEMPKDDKKDDEKPSPYDESLRDIESERLAGYVRELVEQQIPLVNTAQGTPRPPTYRDIAFLFGALTDVKTYERALRRAGVPCYVVAGHGFYGRPEVSDLLNLLAFLDNRADDIALAGVLRSPLFGLSDETLLWLRWTAANASDQWVSLYSQLRREAEQKQAALASEQRALLEEAVEILEELLAVRNRLPLPDLIEQAIRRTGYDIVCAGAEDGPQRLSNLDKLVALARGFASRETHLLRDFVAYIREFRRLDAREAEAQLELGLDAVALLTIHKSKGLEFPVVVLPDLQRRWRQSAGKFVFERNSGLGFDVPDMLGRRRPTALKSMALERIERREQFERMRQLYVAMTRAQDALILSAAARPKTGNAEGSSVQSFLDWLSPWLLPEEDAGSAPPDVGPAGMEVQLDAARILVLRDSVPAVPGNADPTPLPEPSSREAFVAQAAADARQRERARRELIRQLEDQLETVAPDPKAIHGQYHYSVAQLNSFAHCPRQYYFARFLDPLEDEAGLERRPVEDTERPEGQARLSPAIRGLIVHRLCEDLQPEDTDNRALRAALQRAVASLRAEGRLEGVMLDDEAILDDVWWLAKRYAESDFRKEIDAVQRQAREPSSGCEVWSERVFTIRCDAALVTGAMDKVLITPRPGGQGVTAHVVDFKTNAFATRPGAPGFAAEKAEKVAWYRLQLQIYALALWELTPNVKEVRATLHFLAPDEKFELPANQAGKEATAHAVNKVISELVAIRTFAETDFEAKPGARCQLCRYANVCADAIR; encoded by the coding sequence ATGGTTGTCACACTCAATCCCACGACAGGCTTGACGGATGACCAGCAGGCGGCCATCGAGGTCCTTGACCGCCCGCTGGTCGTCACGGCCGGCCCGGGCGCCGGCAAGACGCGCGTGCTGACCGAGCGTTTCCTGCACCTGCTCGAACAGCCGGGTGTCGGCGTCGAAAACATCGTAGCCATCACCTTTACGAACAAGGCCGCCAACGAAATGCGCGAGCGCATCCGGCAGCGCCTTGAGGAGCAGATTGTGGCCTGTCAGGGGACAGGCGCAGAGCTTCTGTGGCGGCAGCGCAAGCGCCAGCTTGAAGCCGCCGCCATCGGCACGATTCACAGCTTTTGTTCGCGGCTGCTGCACGAGTTTCCCCTTGCTGCTAAAGTTGATCCGACCTTTACCACGCTTGATGAATACACGGCGGCCGTCATGCTCGATCAGGCGGCGCAGCAGGCCGTCACCGGCGCGATTGACCAGGGTGATGACCGGGTGGCGGAACTGGTGGCGGCTTATGGCCGGGCAACGCTCATTGCCGAACTCAAGCAGGTGTTCAACCAGCTCCGCAGCCTGGGTATTCCTCTGGACGAAGCCGAGCGCATCACCGCGCAGAACACTCTGACGCTGGCTGATTACACAACCGCCTTGCAGTCCGTAGAGCAGCATGTGGCGGCGCTGAAAACGGCCATTGACGAGGAAAAGCGCGCCAAAAAGACCGGCAAAACCCTGGAAGCAGCCGAGGCGTTTCTGGCTGTCTGGAACCGGGAAGCCAATGGGTTGCAGCAGGCGGCTCCATCAGTGGACGCGCTGCCGGCATTTCTGGCGACGCTGGCGCGGTTGCGCGAAGCCCTGCCGGCTGCGCACGGCAATGTGGGCAAGGCGGTCAAACCGCTGCAGGAGTCGCTCGGAACCCGCAGCCAGGGCGGGGGACAGCTCGAAGCCATCTATTTCGATGTCTGTGCGCGGGACTACCAGCAGGCGGTCTTCCAAGTGTTGCGGAGCGTGGAGTTTCTCTACACCAAAGCCAAAAACGAATCGGCGGCGCTCGATTTCGAGGACCTGCAACTGCGGGCGCGTGAGTTGCTGGAGTCCGCCGACATCCGACGGCGCGTCCAGGAACGCTACCGGCACTTTCTGGTGGATGAGTTTCAGGACACGAATCACCTTCAACGGGATATTCTCGGAGACCTCGGCCTCGACGCTCTCACGTCCAAACCTGCCAGCGGCGGCAACCGGACGTTTTTCTTCGTCGGCGACCGCAAGCAATCCATCTATGCCTTTCGTGGGGCGGAAGTCGAGGTTTTTGACGAAACCATTGATTCGGTGACGGCAAAAGGGGGGCAGCATCTCCGTCTGGAGGTCAACTTTCGCAGCGACCCGCGCCTGGTGGATTTTTTCAATGCCATCTTCAGCCGCATCATGGCCGCGCCGGAAGGAAGCCAGCCGGCCGAACTGCGGCAGAGCGGATTCGTGGCGCACGAGCCGGGCGTGGCCTTTCGCGCGGCGCTCAACACAGGGCAGCCAGCGGTAGTCTTTCTCTACACGGAAATGCCCAAGGACGATAAGAAGGACGATGAGAAGCCCTCGCCGTACGACGAATCGCTGCGTGACATCGAGTCCGAACGGCTGGCCGGGTACGTACGGGAGCTGGTGGAGCAGCAAATCCCGCTGGTCAATACCGCGCAGGGGACGCCCCGGCCGCCGACCTACCGCGACATTGCCTTCCTGTTTGGGGCGCTGACGGATGTCAAGACCTACGAACGCGCGCTGCGGCGGGCCGGTGTGCCGTGCTATGTCGTCGCCGGACACGGCTTCTACGGACGCCCGGAGGTCTCCGACCTGCTGAACCTGCTGGCATTTCTCGACAATCGCGCGGATGACATTGCGCTGGCCGGTGTACTGCGCTCGCCGCTGTTCGGGCTGTCGGATGAAACCCTGCTGTGGCTGCGGTGGACGGCTGCCAATGCGTCCGACCAGTGGGTTTCGCTGTACAGCCAACTGCGCCGCGAAGCCGAACAGAAACAGGCCGCACTTGCCAGTGAGCAGCGCGCCCTGCTGGAAGAGGCTGTCGAAATTCTGGAAGAGTTGCTGGCCGTACGGAACCGCCTGCCGCTGCCTGACCTCATCGAGCAGGCTATTCGCCGGACAGGCTATGACATCGTGTGCGCCGGAGCCGAAGACGGCCCACAGCGGTTGTCCAATCTCGACAAGCTGGTGGCGCTGGCCCGGGGCTTTGCCAGCCGCGAGACGCATCTGCTGCGGGATTTCGTCGCCTACATCCGCGAGTTTCGCCGCCTTGATGCCCGCGAAGCCGAAGCCCAGCTTGAACTTGGTCTTGACGCCGTGGCGCTGCTGACGATTCACAAGTCCAAGGGGCTGGAGTTTCCGGTTGTCGTCCTGCCGGACCTGCAACGCCGCTGGCGGCAAAGCGCCGGGAAGTTCGTTTTCGAGCGGAACAGCGGCCTGGGCTTCGATGTGCCCGACATGCTGGGCCGGCGGCGGCCCACGGCGCTGAAAAGCATGGCGCTGGAAAGGATTGAGCGCCGGGAGCAGTTCGAGCGGATGCGCCAGCTTTACGTGGCCATGACGCGCGCCCAGGACGCCCTCATTCTCTCGGCCGCGGCGCGACCCAAAACCGGAAATGCGGAAGGCAGTTCCGTCCAGAGTTTTCTGGACTGGCTGAGTCCGTGGCTGCTGCCTGAAGAGGATGCCGGAAGCGCCCCCCCGGACGTGGGGCCTGCCGGGATGGAAGTGCAACTCGACGCGGCCCGGATTCTCGTCCTGCGGGACAGCGTCCCGGCCGTGCCAGGGAATGCAGACCCAACCCCGCTCCCGGAACCATCCAGCCGGGAGGCGTTTGTCGCGCAGGCGGCAGCCGATGCCAGGCAGCGCGAACGGGCACGCCGGGAACTTATCCGTCAACTTGAGGACCAACTGGAAACGGTTGCGCCTGACCCGAAAGCCATACATGGGCAGTATCACTACTCGGTGGCCCAGTTGAACAGCTTTGCCCACTGCCCCCGCCAATACTACTTTGCGCGCTTTCTCGACCCGCTGGAAGACGAGGCCGGGCTGGAGCGCCGGCCCGTCGAAGATACCGAACGCCCGGAGGGGCAGGCGCGGCTTTCGCCGGCCATACGTGGTCTCATCGTTCACAGGCTGTGCGAGGACCTGCAACCCGAAGATACCGATAACCGGGCGCTGCGGGCGGCCCTGCAACGCGCCGTGGCGTCGCTGCGGGCGGAGGGACGGCTGGAAGGTGTGATGCTTGATGACGAGGCCATCCTAGACGACGTGTGGTGGCTGGCAAAGCGATATGCCGAAAGCGACTTTCGGAAGGAAATTGATGCGGTACAGCGTCAGGCGCGGGAGCCGTCCAGCGGCTGCGAAGTCTGGAGTGAGCGCGTCTTCACCATCCGGTGCGACGCGGCATTGGTCACGGGAGCCATGGACAAGGTGCTGATCACGCCCCGTCCCGGCGGGCAGGGGGTGACGGCGCACGTGGTGGATTTCAAGACCAATGCCTTTGCGACCCGGCCCGGAGCCCCAGGCTTTGCGGCGGAAAAGGCTGAAAAGGTCGCCTGGTACCGCTTGCAGTTGCAAATCTACGCCCTGGCGCTGTGGGAACTGACGCCCAACGTGAAGGAAGTACGCGCCACGCTGCACTTTCTGGCCCCGGATGAGAAGTTTGAACTGCCGGCCAATCAGGCCGGAAAGGAAGCCACTGCCCACGCGGTCAACAAGGTCATCAGCGAGCTGGTGGCGATTCGGACGTTTGCCGAAACCGACTTCGAGGCCAAACCCGGCGCGCGGTGTCAGCTTTGCCGCTATGCCAATGTTTGTGCCGATGCCATCCGCTAA
- a CDS encoding FAD-dependent thymidylate synthase — MSIALPSPSFRSAPPLVSLTKAFPTPFKNVIATARTCYSARGIVRDEDIQTGFEPLAQSIYEAGHHTTYQHAHFQFALANVSRQFIWSFLHAHPFYNSEQVSQRYVPVKPGTYFIPALSGEALAVYEAAIARQFDAYRTLSERLQLVVAAEYRKLFSKHDPQHPKVRRKIEKRAMEVARYVLPVATFAYLYHTVSGITLLRYWRLCEQYDAPEETRAVVGAMVAALLAHDPLYQTVLEEPLPLEATLEFDFAGWGTSDGQRQVFRQEFDASLGGRISRLVDWKPQNETLLAAAVREVLGLPAAALSDDDAVALVLDPARNRLLGEKLNLTTHAKLTRALAHPHYTFRKKLSHTADSQDQRHRLTPGSRPLLVGHLDAEPDYETPALIHLDEQLERFYRETMARTWEAIGRLKALGVAASDAAYLLPNAVSIRFTESSDLLNLHHKHRMRLCYLAQEEIWRASVEEARQIREVNPRIGRWLLPPCGQRAAAGVRPICPEGERFCGVRVWKLDLMDYRRTF, encoded by the coding sequence ATGTCCATTGCCCTTCCGTCGCCTTCGTTTCGTTCCGCGCCGCCGCTGGTCAGCCTGACCAAAGCCTTTCCGACGCCTTTCAAAAACGTCATTGCCACGGCGCGAACGTGCTATTCGGCGCGCGGCATCGTCCGCGACGAAGACATCCAGACCGGATTTGAGCCACTGGCGCAGAGCATCTACGAAGCCGGACACCACACGACCTACCAGCACGCCCACTTCCAGTTTGCCCTGGCGAACGTGTCGCGGCAGTTCATCTGGAGCTTTCTGCACGCCCATCCGTTTTACAACTCCGAGCAGGTCAGCCAGCGGTACGTGCCGGTCAAACCGGGGACGTACTTCATTCCCGCGCTGTCTGGCGAGGCGCTGGCCGTGTACGAAGCGGCCATTGCGCGCCAGTTCGACGCCTACCGGACGCTGAGCGAGCGCTTGCAGTTGGTCGTCGCAGCCGAATACCGCAAGCTGTTTTCCAAACACGACCCGCAGCACCCCAAAGTACGCCGCAAAATCGAGAAGCGCGCCATGGAGGTCGCGCGGTACGTCCTGCCCGTGGCCACCTTTGCCTACCTGTACCACACGGTTTCGGGCATCACGCTGCTGCGCTACTGGCGGCTGTGCGAGCAGTACGACGCACCTGAAGAAACGCGCGCCGTGGTAGGTGCGATGGTGGCGGCGCTGCTGGCGCACGATCCGCTCTACCAGACGGTGCTGGAAGAACCCCTGCCGCTGGAAGCCACGCTGGAGTTCGACTTTGCCGGGTGGGGAACCTCTGACGGGCAGCGGCAGGTCTTCCGGCAGGAATTCGATGCGAGCCTGGGCGGGCGGATTTCGCGCCTTGTGGATTGGAAGCCGCAGAATGAAACCCTGCTGGCGGCGGCCGTCCGGGAAGTTCTGGGACTGCCGGCGGCGGCGCTGTCCGACGATGACGCCGTGGCGCTCGTCCTTGATCCGGCGCGCAACCGGCTGCTGGGTGAAAAACTCAACCTGACGACGCACGCGAAGCTGACGCGGGCGCTGGCGCATCCGCACTACACTTTCCGCAAGAAGCTGAGCCACACAGCGGATTCACAGGACCAACGCCACCGGTTGACGCCCGGCTCGCGCCCCCTGCTGGTCGGACATCTCGACGCCGAGCCGGATTATGAAACCCCGGCGCTTATTCATCTTGATGAACAACTGGAGCGGTTTTACCGCGAGACCATGGCGCGGACGTGGGAAGCCATCGGACGGCTGAAGGCACTGGGCGTGGCGGCCAGCGATGCGGCCTATCTGCTCCCCAATGCTGTCTCGATCCGCTTCACGGAGTCGTCTGACCTGCTCAACCTGCACCACAAGCACCGCATGCGGTTGTGTTACCTGGCGCAGGAAGAAATCTGGCGGGCGTCAGTCGAAGAAGCCCGGCAGATTCGGGAGGTCAATCCCCGGATTGGGCGCTGGCTGCTTCCGCCCTGTGGTCAGCGCGCCGCAGCCGGAGTGCGTCCGATCTGCCCGGAGGGCGAGCGGTTTTGTGGCGTCCGCGTGTGGAAGCTCGACCTGATGGACTACCGGCGTACGTTTTAG